In Toxoplasma gondii ME49 chromosome X, whole genome shotgun sequence, a single genomic region encodes these proteins:
- the GTF2H4 gene encoding general transcription factor IIH polypeptide 4 GTF2H4 (encoded by transcript TGME49_214520~Gene product name based on ToxoDB Community Expert Annotation.), protein MVGAMAHPSRESSSDASSASAGRSEESALAQTRDAHLSSPLCAVNREGAASFARALPRSHAALGAGHDRGGGHRGGASYVENIGLYDYIFSLPAAIRHYLFSFTPGCVACFASLCELDRLIVLRLLFIQQHVSERAMRLWVAPGSAADLRRSLQRLVSPCRMLVTSVQDSPSRHGAADKARASSGHPADARAASPPHQPSSSGRQGSHQAQHLTTQYSLAAPLKQTLLQYVLGGPSRPAAPFLRVPAEGSFQFPTKSQLVNHSRKQWDALLRFIVEGERGSFACSEERGGAAREAEAEETRTKGDDRGHTADGQHLGTGKKRRKSDKLSTPGPCEDLVKVLSRRRLLCRRTKSRRSLLALPTVAPAPSVSQAAYGGPPSPTAPTSAAAMSREAFSWILKDLKSQVNSLVVEFLFLLDGGVLTNAAHDAGGRSSGPNSAPASGGSDREKSSSCGKRQAVGQAGAPHRAGELSKEDNREGGSANRIEAATNDMKEVLLLILALGQSSVGQPISVRHLSSAQRRFITFAINIGLVWAPPTSAAFVLAAPYALLLRPDKGGYSFSGTGAAGGGPGAQGTPGFATPSQPGASRGPPGPAGSQGQGMHCPAGLSGGKLQEGGGEAESLSVLDVTFFPLVRDDDVCDPARLNHSSRSPDSSSLLLSFSTSSVSSSPLSMMGMEAGMLVQSNFKVYVYTASALQLSVLSHLCELQARMPNLIVGILTRASVLAAYKSGITADQIIRFLEAHAHPVVLERKLRTNAPLLPENVTIQLRMWEAERMRLSLYPAVLLKKWDAQFMPELFQRSVRWAVGKNFAIYFTPWPEDPNSEEFREWMQKEKYLAIHADYKPEMVEKIRDVRDSIIKQQAGKA, encoded by the exons ATGGTGGGGGCGATGGCCCATCCGTCTCGGGAGAGCTCGTCGGACGCGAGTTCCGCGTCTGCAGGTCGGTCTGAGGAGTCGGCTCTCGCGCAGACTCGAGACGCtcacctttcttctcctctatGCGCAGTGAACCGCGAAGGCGCTGCTTCCTTTGCTCGCGCCCTCCCCCGCTCTCATGCAGCTCTCGGCGCCGGCCACGACAGAGGCGGCGGCCATCGCGGCGGCGCCAGCTACGTGGAAAA CATTGGCCTGTACGACTACATCTTCTCTTTGCCTGCGGCGATTCGGCATtacctcttctccttcacgcCGGGGTGCGTGGCATGTTTCGCGTCGCTGTGCGAGCTGGACAGACTGATCGtcttgcgtctcctctttaTTCAGCAGCATgtgagcgagagagcgatgCGGCTTTGGGTCGCGCCCGGCAGCGCCGCCGACCTCCGCCGTTCTCTTCAgcgcctcgtctctccttgtcgCATGCTGGTCACTTCCGTCCAGGACTCGCCGTCCAGACACGGCGCTGCCGATAAAGCACGCGCTTCCTCAGGGCACCCCGCCGACGCCCGCGCTGCCTCGCCACCTCACCAaccgtcttcttcgggaCGCCAGGGGAGCCACCAGGCTCAGCACTTGACGACGCAGTACTCGCTCGCGGCGCCTCTGAAGCAGACGCTTCTGCAGTACGTTTTGGGCGGGCCTTCGCGCCCGGCGGCGCCGTTCCTCAGAGTCCCTGCAGAGGGGAGCTTCCAGTTCCCGACGAAGAGCCAGCTGGTCAACCACAGCAGAAAGCAGTGGGACGCCCTGCTGCGGTTTATAGTCGAGGGCGAGCGCGGCTcgttcgcatgcagcgaggagCGAGGCGGCGCCGCGAGGGAAGCCGAGGCCGAAGAGACTCGCACAAAGGGCGACGACCGAGGACACACGGCAGACGGGCAGCATCTGGGAactggaaaaaaacgaaggaaatcAGACAAGCTCTCTACCCCAGGGCCTTGCGAAGATCTCGTCAAG GTTTTGAGTCGCCGGCGGCTTTTGTGTCGTCGAACTAAGTCGCGTCGTTCCCTGTTGGCATTGCCCACTGTGGCTCCTGCGCCTTCGGTCTCTCAGGCTGCCTACGGAGGCCCGCCGTCGCCGACGGCGCCGACCTCGGCGGCTGCGATGTCCCGCGAAGCCTTTTCGTGGATTTTGAAAGATCTGAAGTCGCAGGTCAACTCTCTGGTCGTcgagtttctttttcttctcgacggCGGAGTCCTCACAAACGCCGCCCACGATGCAGGCGGCCGCAGCAGTGGCCCAAACTCTGCGCCTGCCTCTGGAGGctcagacagagagaaaagcagcagctgcgggaAGCGACAGGCTGTGGGCCAGGCTGGCGCTCCGCACAGGGCGGGGGAGCTCTCGAAAGAAGACAACAGAGAGGGCGGATCAGCAAATCGAATTGAAGCCGCCACTAACGAT ATGAAAGAAGTTCTTCTGTTGATTCTTGCGCTGGGTCAGTCGTCTGTGGGCCAGCCGATCTCTGTGCGGCATTTGTCGTCTGCTCAACGGCGCTTTATCACTTTCGCCATAAACATTGGCCTCGTCTGGGCGCCTCCCACTTCCGCTGCGTTTGTTTTGGCGGCGCCGTacgcccttcttcttcgtccagACAAAGGCGGATACAGCTTCTCCGGTACGGGCGCAGCAGGCGGAGGGCCTGGAGCCCAAGGGACACCAGGCTTCGCGACCCCCTCACAGCCGGGCGCTTCGCGAGGCCCGCCAGGTCCAGCTGGTTCGCAGGGGCAGGGCATGCACTGCCCGGCGGGCCTTAGCGGCGGGAAACTTCAGGAGGGCGGCGGGGAGGCAGAATCGCTTTCTGTTCTGGATGTCACCTTTTTCCCTCTCGTTCGCGACGACGACGTATGCGACCCCGCACG GCTTAATCATTCGTCAAGGTCACCCGACTCTTCATCGCTTCTGCTTAGCTTTTCGACgtcatctgtctcttcgtctccgctctccATGATGGGCATGGAGGCAGGCATGCTTGTGCAGAGCAACTTCAAGGTGTACGTGTACACCGCATCGGCGTTGCAGTTGTCCGTTCTGTCTCATCTCTGTGAGCTTCAAGCCCGCATGCCGAATCTCATTGTGGGCATTCTCACTCGAGCGTCCGTGCTCGCTGCGTACAAGAGCGGGATAACAGCGGACCAGATCATTCGATTTCTTGAGGCCCACGCCCACCCTGTTGTGTTGGAGAGGAAACTGCGCACGAACGCTCCACTGCTGCCGGAAAACGTGACGATACAGCTGCGGATGTGGGAGGCCgaacgcatgcgcctctCGCTGTATCCTGCGGTGCTTCTGAAAAAATGGGACGCTCAATTCATGCCTGAACTCTTTCAGAGAAGTGTCCGGTGGGCCGTAGGCAAAAATTTTGCCATCTATTTCACTCCCTGGCCGGAAGACCCAAACAGTGAGGAATTCCGGGAGTGgatgcagaaggaaaagtACCTTGCCATCCACGCCGACTACAAACCCGAGATGGTGGAAAAAATACGCGACGTTAGAGACTCCATCATCAAGCAGCAGGCTGGAAAAGCGTGA
- a CDS encoding DnaJ domain-containing protein (encoded by transcript TGME49_214530), whose protein sequence is MLCASECLDTAMRQGFPQAAMVFLNTGGSRRRVAQTFRRSKLWPGFSAANADALPAGSFVFPVSFHRRTFSSPSGTTSARLRSPPHPSDPPCVQSNGRDCLRECCSSDSPGLSVFPALSKSLCIATPPMFGLLTGGSACRSSMLLNRVSPLNPTLPATPSSRSLSADPLASQSPALSIQNYIPPSFLFCPRPFLALRGFAFSPDCALGHRSARNLAYGLCSASQRQSLLGSGSGRKSPFSSVCSPTDLSACSLSRDITPSHTQANHGECSLSRERGPKTEAKTQLAAGLECKPRTILAGADLQRTKRDLGYIQSCDALFFLKRFSPHHQAATSLASADMSVSRSYSSVSLSSLAYKGHAGPLPRLIFSVARLPSAFPSDFPAHASFRRFLAGGSASKPEEKDFYEVLGVKKDAGTDEIKKAYRKLALKWHPDRNPDNRQQAEAQFRLVSEAYQTLSNSEKRQQYDAMRQFGASGFHQGFSGGPGGGPGSHGPQGYPFGPGGGFRTQHVSQEEAERLFREVFGGLNIQDWLAQALREQARDPMGRRASRSPFFMDDRDFDEMLRRSGMGGPAGGVDPRRNPFGWEGGPSPGASTGPVSTSRTTNIIQRGGRVVEQTVITRRFSNGRVEQEVAERDLDPHQEAGNFFHTLGRRGAHSPFFDPGASQRHPFQRLFEEMLGAGPEAGRGEGRSPLSEGDKGRIRRRQSVSSPVVRGLWEQVKVTARAVWNVFLLRVKLKLLDRLINAVIRVVLRLLHKR, encoded by the exons ATGCTGTGCGCGTCCGAGTGTCTGGACACCGCGATGCGTCAGGGCTTTCCCCAGGCAGCGATGGTCTTTCTGAATACCGGCGGATCTCGCCGGAGGGTGGCGCAGACATTTCGTCGGAGCAAACTCTGGCCAGGTTTCTCGGCAGCGAATGCGGATGCTCTGCCGGCAGGCTCTTTCGTGTTTCCCGTTTCTTTTCACCGTCGAACCTTCTCGTCGCCGTCTGGCACTACATCTGCCCGCCTCCGTTCGCCGCCGCACCCCAGTGACCCTCCGTGCGTCCAGTCAAACGGACGCGACTGTCTCCGTGAATGCTGTTCCTCCGACTCTCCTggcctctctgtttttcctgctCTGTCGAAGTCTCTTTGTATCGCTACGCCGCCCATGTTCGGCCTTCTTACCGGCGGATCTGCTTGCAGGTCCTCGATGCTTTTAAACAGAGTTTCTCCTCTGAATCCCACTCTCCCCGCCACTCCGTCCTCTCGCTCCCTGTCTGCTGACCCCTTGGCTTCGCAGTCGCCTGCTCTTTCCATCCAAAACTATATCCccccttccttcctcttctgcccaAGACCCTTCCTCGCCCTGCGGGgatttgctttctctcctgacTGCGCGCTTGGCCATAGGTCGGCGCGGAACCTGGCGTATGGACTTTGTTCGGCATCGCAAAGACAGTCTCTCTTGGGGTCCGGGAGCGGACGGAAGtcccccttttcttctgtctgttctccaACGGATCTCTCGGCCTGTTCGCTTTCAAGGGATATAACCCCATCACATACACAAGCGAATCATGGAGAATGTTCCCTGTCGAGAGAGCGTGGCCCCAAGACTGAAGCAAAGACGCAACTGGCTGCGGGCCTTGAATGCAAGCCGAGAACGATTCTGGCTGGCGCGGATCTGCAGCGCACGAAACGCGATTTAGGATATATACAGTCCTGCGAcgctcttttttttctgaaaCGGTTCTCTCCACATCATCAGGCCGCAACGTCTCTGGCCTCCGCGGACATGTCTGTCTCGCGGTCTTACTcatcggtctctctctcttctctggctTATAAGGGTCATGCCGGACCGCTTCCCAGACTCATTTTCTCGGTCGCGCGTCTCCCCTCAGCTTTCCCCTCGGATTTCCCTGCCCACGCCTCGTTCCGGCGTTTCCTCGCTGGGGGGAGTGCGTCCAaaccagaagagaaggatTTTTATGAGGTTCTCGGCGTGAAGAAAGATGCAGGGACTGACGAAATCAAGAAAGCCTATCGGAAACTCGCGCTCAAATGGCATCCTGATAG AAACCCCGACAACCGCCAGCAAGCGGAAGCTCAGTTTCGCCTCGTCAGCGAGGCATATCAGACACTTTCGAAttccgagaagagacagcagtaCGACGCCATGCGGCAATTCGGAGCCTCGGGATTTCATCAAGGCTTCTCAGGCGGGCCGGGCGGCGGGCCCGGCTCCCACGGTCCGCAGGGATATCCATTTG GCCCCGGTGGCGGGTTCAGGACTCAACATGTCTCtcaggaggaggcggagagactCTTTCGCGAGGTTTTTGGAGGGCTAAACATCCAGGATTGGTTGGCACAGGCTCTGCGCGAGCAAGCGCGTGATCCGATGGGTCGGCGAGCTTCCCGGAGTCCTTTTTTCATGGACGACAGAGATTTCGATGAGATGCTCAGGCGGTCAG GAATGGGCGGACCTGCCGGCGGTGTGGACCCTCGACGAAATCCCTTTGGCTGGGAAGGAGGACCTTCCCCAG gcGCCTCGACGGGCCCGGTGAGCACGTCGCGGACGACCAACATCATCCAGCGGGGCGGGCGCGTCGTCGAACAGACGGTGATAACTCGGCGCTTCTCGAATGGTCGAGTTGAGCAGGAGGTGGCAGAACGCGACCTGGACCCTCACCAAGAAGCTGGAA atttcTTCCACACGCTGGGCCGGCGCGGCGCCCACTCCCCGTTCTTCGACCCAGGCGCTTCACAGCGCCACCCTTTCCAGCGTCTTTTCGAGGAGATGCTCGGCGCGGGTCCGGAAGCGGGAAGGGGTGAAGGCCGGTCGCCGCTGtcggaaggagacaaaggccGCATACGCCGCAGAcagtctgtctcctcgcccgTAGTTCGAGGCCTTTGGGAACAAGTCAAGGTGACAGCTCGAGCGGTTTGGAAcgtgtttcttctgcggGTGAAGCTCAAGCTGCTCGACCGACTCATCAACGCAGTCATTCGAGTCGTTCTCAGACTCCTCCACAAACGGTAA
- a CDS encoding hypothetical protein (encoded by transcript TGME49_214540), with translation MSLCTSLPLTYANFKDDSRMPDSCRGGTNGAQNTRPRSTRVRSLGHRLNRQAATNLADLSNVTDTLVKHAARNPFVPWKVWKRGGGTYLPCHVAITPASSDSAVSLQSIKASRTPVRRLRRLAREKGGNGFASKPSLAATISPGASPFFYAATTCATLPALHGQDLPPSKDDGSGSSQEKVCRADDGLTTSEAHRVTGPRPRPPVPPWLSLRCSSSTGASVYTNDFPRYCYPLSRPESEDPPPLPQLTECFDGFENGTEGAILPARNSLSSDVARRVRFCIKLRSLKQIGDWGEDDSVSVSSAEPSDASEDQHEPYIDSSTSQGSSPPGEGVRAVGLSEKPAFLPSTASTVSSVKKDKGEGGGHLRTSYSPSVGSSVDEGTGSGLL, from the exons ATGTCTCTGTGCACTTCTTTGCCTTTAACATACGCCAATTTCAAGGATGATAGCAGGATGCCTGACTCTTGCCGAGGAGGCACTAATGGCGCGCAAAACACACGG CCTCGTTCCACCCGTGTTCGGTCGCTTGGTCATCGCCTGAATAGGCAGGCAGCAACAAATCTAGCTGACCTTTCGAATGTGACGGACACGCTTGTGAAACATGCGGCGAGGAACCCCTTCGTCCCCTGGAAGGTTTGGAAGCGTGGCGGAGGTACCTATCTTCCT TGCCATGTGGCTATAACGCCGGCATCTTCAGACTCTGCAGTTTCTTTGCAATCCATCAAGGCGAGTCGAACTCCTGTTCGTCGGCTGCGGCGACTAGCCCGTGAA AAAGGAGGCAATGGATTTGCTTCCAAGCCCTCCTTAGCCGCGACGATCTCTCCGGGTGCTTCACCATTCTTTTATGCTGCCACAACTTGCGCAACTTTACCGGCTCTGCATGGACAAGACCTTCCCCCTTCCAAGGATGACGGAAGCGGTTCCAGTCAGGAGAAAGTTTGCCGTGCTGATGACGGACTGACGACATCGGAAGCGCACCGAGTGACCGGACCTCGGCCACGTCCGCCTGTCCCACCGTGGCTGTCACTGAGGTGTAGCTCGTCTACAGGCGCTTCCGTGTATACTAATGACTTTCCACGCTATTGTTATCCGCTTTCACGACCTGAATCTGAGGACCCTCCACCGTTACCACAGCTTACTGAGTGTTTTGACGGGTTTGAAAATGGGACGGAAGGTGCGATTCTTCCAGCACGGAATTCACTGTCTTCCGACGTGGCGCGGCGCGTTCGTTTCTGCATCAAGCTTCGATCTCTGAAACAAATCGGTGATTGGGGCGAAGATGACAGCGTCAGTGTGTCGTCTGCAGAGCCGTCAGATGCGTCCGAGGATCAGCATGAACCGTACATCGACTCTTCAACCTCCCAGGGGAGTTCGCCACCTGGTGAGGGCGTTCGCGCAGTCGGACTTTCCGAGAAACCAGCCTTTTTGCCGTCGACAGCGAGTACGGTATCAAGCGTGAAGAAGGacaaaggcgaaggaggTGGGCATCTGCGAACGTCTTACTCCCCCTCTGTTGGTTCGTCAGTTGATGAAGGAACGGGAAGTGGGCTGCTTTAG
- a CDS encoding hypothetical protein (encoded by transcript TGME49_214545~Splice site for Exon 8 was manually curated to overcome a potential artifactual frameshift. RNAseq from oocysts supports a splice site at position 1135508.) — MLRGKRDASLSPPSQLRDWCRRNAHHASTDQCASGIASFLAAEQPGQIQQFDQYLAIIHEIQDLMNPGLRNYIEVFLLLEGMPKERLKLFTISTWLCVLFCYTQGCVEEEVLYKVLKKLKLDAHIVRRAVVYFISSEQKMDLAVQVSGISARLRSGRTTTEKKSNKTEAVEDPCLGSSWQPLLNELGCETGPTNLKTTRAVCAPKSGKQVYTSTCATKENYRISRGDHSNCSAADSKPAADEPAAASESTCTSCLPLQNAKQCLMAKVVKEEANPSSHLYHIRKLEMEPGSCASVEFPSKKRRTQALRYKIETQNSTPCKKEDPGEGSFVPGADSGMSCGEMLRPPHKRDDAYSKRKLSETPSHDRKHQPHHNTRRITTVLAVKEEANA, encoded by the exons ATGCTTCGAGG CAAACGAGATGCAAGCTTATCGCCGCCATCTCAACTACGAGACTGGTGTCGGCGAAATGCACACCATGCTTCGACGGACCAATGTGCCTCTGGAATTGCCAGCTTCCTTG CCGCCGAGCAGCCTGGACAGATCCAACAATTTGATCAGTATCTGGCAATCATACACGAAATACAAGATCTAATGAACCCAGG GCTGCGCAATTACATAGaagttttccttctccttgaGGGAATGCCAAAGGAGCGACTG AAGTTGTTTACCATTTCTACGTGGCTGTGCGTTCTTTTCTGCTACA CACAAGGCTGTGTAGAAGAAGAGGTGCTGTACAAAGTGCTAAAG AAATTGAAGCTGGATGCGCACATAGTTCGTCGGGCAGTAGTTT ATTTTATCTCATCAGAACAAAAGATGGACCTAGCAGTTCAGGTAAGTGGCAT TTCCGCACGTCTCCGGTCGGGACGGACGACAaccgaaaaaaagagcaaCAAAACGGAAGCTGTGGAGGATCCTTGTTTGGGATCTTCATGGCAGCCACTCCTG AATGAGCTTGGTTGCGAAACTGGGCCCACAAATCTCAAGACCACACGAGCAGTCTGCGCACCCAAATCTGGAAAACAAGTGTATACCTCCACCTGCGCAACAAAGGAAAATTACCGGATTTCTAGGGGTGACCACAGCAACTGTTCAGCAGCGGATAGCAAGCCCGCTGCCGACGAACCCGCTGCTGCCAGTGAATCTACATGCACTT CCTGTCTCCCGTTGCAGAATGCTAAACAATGCCTGATGGCCAAAGTGGTTAAGGAGGAAGCGAATCCGTCCTCGCATTTGTACCATATAAGGAAGCTAGAAATGGAACCCGGATCATGTGCCAGTGTTGAGTTCCCATCAAAGAAGCGCAGGACTCAAG CACTCAGGTACAAGATAGAGACACAGAATTCCACTCCGTGCAAGAAAGAAGATCCAGGAGAGGGCAGCTTCGTGCCTGGTGCCGACAGCGGCATGAGCTGCGGTGAAATGTTGAGGCCGCCTCACAAACGAGACGATGCCTATTCGAAAAGAAAGCTCTCTGAGACGCCATCTCATGACAGGAAGCATCAACCACATCACAACACAAGACGGATAACAACCGTTCTTGCCGTCaaagaggaggcgaacgcgTAA
- a CDS encoding hypothetical protein (encoded by transcript TGME49_214550~Predicted trans-membrane domain (TMHMM2.0):14-37): MTQLFLADIFIFQCGIILLVLGSMALFVCLFPHIIPLGIEEKERKHGACSPRSALDVSNDRMIADVIVANAFQQENESYLKCVGHSSVKRVASHLHGIDRGHRSKKPPWRQHDSISSDAGWIQSFPLPPNRNEVSSVTLDFGMTRLVEQPDARWRYDTSARNAQDLHVERSGGISRHTARELRDR; this comes from the exons ATGACCCAGCTATTCCTGGCGGATATTTTCATTTTTCAGTGTGGAATTATCCTCCTGGTTCTTGGCTCCATGGCTTTGTTTGTGTGTTTATTTCCACACATTATTCCGCTAGGTattgaagagaaagagcggaaACACGGAGCCTGCAGCCCGCGAAGCGCCCTGGATGTGTCCAATGATAGAATGATAGCTGACGTTATTGTGGCTAATGCTTTTCAACAAGAAAATGAGTCCTACCTGAAATGTGTCGGGCACAGCTCGGTCAAAAGGGTG GCATCACACTTGCACGGTATTGATCGTGGGCATCGATCAAAAAAGCCGCCGTGGCGGCAGCATGATTCGATCAGCTCAGATGCA GGCTGGATTCAATCTTTCCCATTACCTCCGAATAGAAATGAGGTATCAAGTGTGACGCTGGATTTCGGCATGACCCGCCTGGTCGAGCAA CCCGACGCTCGCTGGCGGTACGACACCAGCGCTAGAAATGCACAGGACTTACATGTTGAGAGGTCCGGTGGAATCAGCCGGCACACAGCCCGGGAGCTGCGAGATCGGTAG